One genomic segment of Amycolatopsis sp. WQ 127309 includes these proteins:
- a CDS encoding 4-hydroxyphenylacetate 3-hydroxylase family protein: protein MTEQTTRPLTGDEYIESLRDDREVYLYGERVKDVTEHPAFRNPVRMVARLYDALHDPEHRDVLTTATDAGGPGGYTHRFFTTPHSAEDLVADQQAIASWARMSYGWMGRSPDYKASFLGTLGANADFYNPFADNARRWYRESQEKVLYWNHAIVHPPVDRHRPPEEVADVFVHVERETDSGLIVSGAKVVATGSALTHYNFIAHYGLPIKDKKFALVATVPMDAPGMKLICRQSYSAASAVTGSPFDYPLSSRLDENDTVLVLDKVLVPWENVFIYGDVAKVSMFTGQSGFIERFTFQGCTRLAVKFEFLAGLLAKALEITGVSDFRGVQTRLGEVLAWRNLFWGLSDAAARNPVPWRNGAVLPNPRYGMAYRWFSQLGYARLREIVLQDVASGMIYLNSSAQDFRNEDIRPYLDKYLRGSHGIDAVERVKVMKLLWDAVGTEFGGRHELYERNYAGSHENTRLELLYGQMADGQLDGYKALVDQCLSEYDLDGWQVPDLASFDELGKAGRDLFGG from the coding sequence ATGACCGAGCAGACGACCCGGCCGCTCACCGGCGACGAGTACATCGAGAGCCTGCGCGACGACCGCGAGGTCTACCTGTACGGCGAGCGGGTCAAGGATGTGACCGAACACCCCGCGTTCCGCAACCCGGTGCGGATGGTCGCCCGGCTCTACGACGCGCTGCACGATCCCGAGCACCGCGACGTGCTCACCACCGCGACCGACGCCGGCGGCCCCGGGGGCTACACCCACCGGTTCTTCACGACGCCGCACAGCGCCGAAGACCTCGTCGCCGACCAGCAGGCGATCGCGTCGTGGGCGCGGATGAGCTACGGCTGGATGGGGCGCAGCCCCGACTACAAGGCGTCGTTCCTCGGCACGCTCGGCGCGAACGCCGACTTCTACAACCCGTTCGCCGACAACGCGCGCCGCTGGTACCGGGAGTCGCAGGAGAAGGTCCTCTACTGGAACCACGCGATCGTGCACCCGCCGGTGGACCGGCACCGGCCGCCGGAAGAGGTCGCCGACGTCTTCGTCCACGTGGAGCGCGAGACCGACTCCGGGCTGATCGTCAGCGGGGCGAAGGTCGTGGCGACCGGGTCCGCGCTCACGCACTACAACTTCATCGCCCACTACGGGTTGCCCATCAAGGACAAGAAGTTCGCGCTCGTGGCGACCGTGCCGATGGACGCGCCGGGCATGAAGCTGATCTGCCGCCAGTCCTACAGCGCGGCGTCCGCGGTGACCGGGAGTCCCTTCGACTACCCGCTTTCCTCGCGGCTGGACGAGAACGACACCGTCCTCGTGCTGGACAAGGTCCTCGTCCCGTGGGAGAACGTGTTCATCTACGGCGACGTCGCCAAGGTGAGCATGTTCACCGGGCAGTCCGGGTTCATCGAGCGGTTCACCTTCCAGGGCTGCACCCGGCTCGCGGTGAAGTTCGAGTTCCTGGCCGGCCTGCTCGCCAAGGCGCTGGAGATCACCGGGGTCAGCGACTTCCGGGGCGTGCAGACGCGTCTCGGCGAGGTGCTCGCCTGGCGCAACCTGTTCTGGGGCCTGTCCGACGCCGCGGCGCGCAACCCGGTGCCGTGGCGCAACGGCGCGGTGCTGCCCAACCCGCGGTACGGCATGGCCTACCGGTGGTTCTCCCAGCTCGGTTACGCGCGGCTGCGCGAGATCGTGCTGCAGGACGTCGCGAGCGGCATGATCTACCTCAACTCCAGCGCGCAGGACTTCCGGAACGAGGACATCCGGCCGTACCTGGACAAGTACCTGCGTGGCTCGCACGGCATCGACGCGGTCGAGCGGGTGAAGGTCATGAAGCTGCTGTGGGACGCGGTCGGCACCGAGTTCGGCGGCCGGCACGAGCTCTACGAGCGCAACTACGCCGGCAGCCACGAGAACACCCGGCTGGAGCTGCTGTACGGGCAGATGGCCGACGGTCAGCTGGACGGCTACAAGGCCCTCGTCGACCAGTGCCTGTCCGAGTACGACCTGGACGGGTGGCAGGTGCCCGACCTCGCCTCGTTCGACGAGCTGGGCAAGGCGGGCCGCGACCTCTTCGGCGGCTGA
- a CDS encoding DNA-binding response regulator translates to MIRVLVAEDMHIVRGALVALLRLEPDIDVVAEVASGLDIVPMARAKEAQVAVIDIDLPGMDGLTAAGELHEQVPDCRTVILTSLGRPGTLRRALDAKVGGFLLKDAPPDKLANAVRGVLAGRRMVDGDLALAAWDSVDCPLTARELDVLRMTAQGFGTVEVAARLYLSAGTVRNYLTTVVAKLNARNRVDAIRIAEESGWL, encoded by the coding sequence GTGATCAGAGTGCTCGTCGCAGAGGACATGCACATCGTGCGTGGGGCGCTGGTCGCCCTGCTCCGGCTGGAGCCCGACATCGACGTGGTCGCGGAGGTGGCGTCGGGCCTCGACATCGTGCCGATGGCCCGCGCGAAAGAGGCGCAGGTGGCGGTCATCGACATCGACCTGCCGGGCATGGACGGGCTCACCGCCGCCGGTGAGCTGCACGAACAGGTCCCGGACTGCCGGACGGTCATCCTCACCAGCCTCGGCAGACCCGGGACGCTGCGCCGGGCGCTGGACGCCAAGGTGGGGGGCTTCCTGCTCAAGGACGCGCCCCCGGACAAGCTGGCCAACGCCGTGCGGGGGGTCCTCGCCGGCCGGCGCATGGTCGACGGCGACCTGGCGCTGGCGGCCTGGGACTCGGTGGACTGCCCGCTCACCGCCCGGGAGCTGGACGTCCTGCGGATGACCGCGCAGGGCTTCGGGACGGTCGAGGTGGCCGCCCGGCTCTACTTGTCCGCCGGGACCGTCCGCAACTACCTCACGACGGTCGTCGCG
- a CDS encoding helix-turn-helix domain-containing protein codes for MDEIVRQAVARAIVTMRNHLDERLTIDDLARAAVFSKFHFTRVFLRVTGLSPGRFLSALRLAEAKRLLATTETSVADISHQVGYNSVGTFSARFSGSVGVSPSGYRQLGGTAPRLSDRQACPGSEATIRGQLRVPLPAEVGPVFIGLFAARITEGAPARHVILPRPGPYALTNVPLGSWFVLSHAYGTTAPDDTALRPFTGLTGPLTIHRGVTASLADVRMRPRDGFDPPVLLALPDLRQPAISRPMAS; via the coding sequence ATGGATGAGATCGTCCGGCAAGCTGTGGCTCGCGCCATCGTGACCATGCGCAACCACTTGGACGAACGGCTCACGATCGACGACCTCGCCCGTGCGGCCGTGTTCAGCAAGTTCCACTTCACCCGGGTGTTCCTCCGGGTCACCGGGCTCTCGCCCGGCCGCTTCCTGTCCGCCTTGCGGCTGGCCGAGGCGAAACGCCTGCTCGCGACCACCGAGACCTCGGTGGCCGACATCAGTCACCAGGTCGGCTACAACAGCGTCGGCACCTTCAGCGCGCGGTTCAGCGGCAGCGTGGGCGTCTCGCCGTCCGGCTACCGCCAGCTGGGCGGCACCGCGCCGCGGCTGTCCGACCGGCAGGCCTGCCCCGGCTCGGAGGCGACCATCCGGGGCCAGCTGCGGGTGCCCCTGCCGGCCGAGGTGGGGCCGGTGTTCATCGGGCTCTTCGCTGCCCGGATCACCGAAGGCGCGCCGGCCCGGCACGTGATCCTGCCGCGGCCCGGGCCCTACGCGTTGACGAACGTCCCGCTCGGCTCGTGGTTCGTGCTGTCGCACGCCTACGGCACCACGGCGCCCGACGACACGGCGCTGCGGCCCTTCACCGGCCTGACCGGACCGCTGACCATCCACCGCGGCGTCACCGCGAGCCTGGCGGACGTCCGGATGCGACCGCGGGACGGTTTCGACCCGCCCGTGCTGCTGGCGCTGCCGGACCTGCGCCAGCCCGCGATATCCCGGCCGATGGCGAGCTGA
- a CDS encoding DNA-binding response regulator, whose protein sequence is MIKVLLAEDMHMVRGALVALLNLESDIEVVAEVSSGDQILPAAKAAMPDVAVIDIDLPGKDGLSAAIEIHESLPDCHTLILTSLGRPGTVRRALDAKVNGFLLKDAPSDKLANAVRSVAIGRRFIDSELALAAWETDDCPLTPRELEILSLAAKGRTVADIAAELYLSAGTVRNYLAAVVTKLNARNRVHAIRIATEAEWL, encoded by the coding sequence GTGATCAAGGTGTTGCTGGCCGAGGACATGCACATGGTTCGCGGCGCCCTGGTCGCCCTCCTGAACCTGGAGTCCGACATCGAAGTGGTGGCCGAGGTGTCCTCGGGCGACCAGATCCTGCCCGCCGCGAAAGCGGCGATGCCCGACGTCGCGGTGATCGACATCGACCTGCCGGGCAAGGACGGGCTGTCCGCGGCGATCGAAATCCACGAGAGCCTGCCCGACTGCCACACGCTGATCCTCACCAGCCTCGGCCGGCCGGGCACGGTGCGCCGGGCGCTGGACGCGAAGGTGAACGGCTTCCTGCTGAAGGACGCCCCGTCGGACAAACTGGCCAACGCCGTGCGTTCGGTCGCGATAGGACGCCGGTTCATCGACAGCGAACTCGCACTGGCGGCCTGGGAAACCGACGACTGCCCGCTCACCCCGCGCGAGCTCGAGATCCTGTCCCTGGCCGCGAAGGGCCGCACGGTCGCCGACATCGCCGCGGAGCTGTACCTCTCGGCGGGCACGGTGCGCAACTACCTGGCCGCCGTGGTGACCAAGCTGAACGCCCGCAACCGGGTACACGCCATCCGCATCGCCACCGAAGCCGAATGGCTCTGA
- a CDS encoding SagB/ThcOx family dehydrogenase: MLADGLEGSPETVRLWSLSEDTLLEAGEDDTLVAITWWGEYELASIPEAVRESLSRLLLGPVSMANLVSSARGGAEAWAGTLRRVLNRLAGSVVHSLALNDGRGPLLSAIPVTQSPVFQAEPVPPGRQVKLSRFSAMRPDGGGLLLESPRARYRVALLRPPAMLVVSSLAGPVTVAQVAETTGLAEPVVADIIAFLVAAGVALLADDWARFTEDTDGDLAVWSPGDLLFHARSRTWQKGGPTDPGAHREGAEPPVVKQTAAGSTFPLHRPSPAMLQANDPTLSELLEDDHTCPEMTERALSAEQIGELLFRAARVRSVGPAYLPGGPAHEASQRPYFSVACLYELEIYVAINRCVGLARGIYHYDPLWHTLTLTNDDAGGLDGLLDLAMVGAGSHRRPPVLLTMTARMSRIAWVLGNAAYATTLLHVGALQQVLYLTAKAMGLAAHAVPVDAGDRVDRSLKLEWPAEVSVGECVLDFPPSR, from the coding sequence TTGCTTGCAGACGGCCTGGAGGGCAGTCCGGAGACCGTCCGGCTGTGGTCCCTGAGCGAAGACACCCTGCTGGAAGCGGGGGAGGACGACACGCTCGTCGCGATCACGTGGTGGGGCGAGTACGAGCTGGCGAGCATTCCCGAAGCGGTCCGCGAGTCGCTGAGCCGGCTGCTGCTCGGGCCGGTGTCGATGGCCAACCTGGTCTCGTCGGCGCGCGGTGGCGCCGAAGCCTGGGCCGGCACGCTGCGCCGGGTGCTCAACCGGCTGGCCGGCTCGGTCGTGCACTCGCTCGCGCTCAACGACGGCCGCGGTCCGCTGCTCTCGGCGATCCCGGTCACCCAGTCCCCGGTCTTCCAGGCCGAACCGGTGCCACCCGGCCGGCAGGTCAAGCTCTCCCGGTTCTCGGCGATGCGCCCGGACGGCGGCGGGCTGCTGCTCGAGTCCCCCCGCGCCCGGTACCGGGTCGCGCTGCTGCGGCCGCCGGCGATGCTCGTGGTCTCGTCGCTGGCCGGTCCGGTCACCGTCGCGCAGGTCGCGGAGACCACCGGGCTGGCCGAGCCGGTCGTGGCCGACATCATCGCGTTCCTGGTGGCCGCGGGGGTGGCGCTGCTGGCCGACGACTGGGCGCGGTTCACCGAGGACACCGACGGTGACCTGGCCGTCTGGTCGCCCGGTGACCTGCTGTTCCACGCCCGGAGCCGGACCTGGCAGAAGGGCGGCCCGACGGATCCGGGGGCGCACCGCGAGGGCGCGGAGCCGCCGGTGGTCAAGCAGACCGCGGCCGGCTCGACCTTCCCGCTGCACCGGCCCAGCCCGGCGATGCTCCAGGCCAACGACCCGACGCTGAGCGAGCTGCTCGAAGACGACCACACCTGCCCCGAGATGACCGAGCGCGCGTTGTCCGCCGAGCAGATCGGGGAGCTGCTCTTCCGCGCCGCGCGGGTGCGCTCGGTCGGCCCGGCGTACCTGCCCGGCGGCCCGGCCCACGAGGCCTCCCAGCGGCCCTACTTCAGCGTCGCCTGCCTGTACGAGCTCGAGATCTACGTCGCGATCAACCGCTGCGTCGGCCTGGCGCGGGGGATCTACCACTACGACCCGCTGTGGCACACCCTGACGCTGACCAACGACGACGCCGGTGGCCTCGACGGCCTGCTCGACCTGGCGATGGTCGGGGCCGGCAGCCACCGCCGGCCGCCGGTGCTGCTGACGATGACCGCGCGGATGTCGCGGATCGCGTGGGTGCTGGGGAACGCCGCGTACGCGACGACGTTGCTGCACGTCGGTGCCCTGCAGCAGGTCCTTTACCTGACCGCGAAGGCGATGGGGCTGGCCGCGCACGCCGTGCCGGTCGACGCCGGGGACCGGGTCGACCGCTCGCTGAAGCTGGAGTGGCCGGCCGAGGTGAGCGTCGGCGAGTGCGTCCTGGATTTCCCGCCCTCGCGGTGA
- a CDS encoding helix-turn-helix domain-containing protein, whose protein sequence is MPTSARTYGQFCGLARALEIIGERWSLLVVRDLVLGPKRFTDLQQTLPRIPVSILTSRLNELEEAGVIRRRVLSQLDAGVVYELTEYGCELDHIVLDLGLWGARSLGYPKPGDAFSMDTAILSLYTTFREEEAAGVHVNYELRHLGGEMIVHALVDDGTLKVSAGSLPSPDLVIEPQGPAILDLLNGSLTAQDALSGGQVHVEGDPAHLELFTRLFHIPPAPERPTGLAVH, encoded by the coding sequence ATGCCCACCTCTGCTCGCACCTACGGACAGTTCTGCGGCCTGGCCCGGGCGCTCGAGATCATCGGCGAACGATGGTCGCTGCTCGTCGTGCGGGACCTCGTGCTCGGTCCGAAGCGCTTCACCGACCTGCAGCAGACCCTGCCGCGCATCCCGGTGAGCATCCTGACCTCCCGGCTCAACGAGCTCGAGGAGGCGGGCGTGATCCGCCGCCGGGTCCTGTCGCAGCTGGACGCCGGGGTCGTCTACGAGCTCACCGAGTACGGCTGCGAGCTCGACCACATCGTGCTCGACCTCGGCCTGTGGGGTGCCCGCTCGCTCGGCTACCCGAAGCCGGGTGACGCCTTCAGCATGGACACCGCGATCCTGTCGCTCTACACGACCTTCCGCGAGGAAGAGGCCGCGGGCGTGCACGTCAACTACGAGCTGCGCCACCTCGGCGGCGAGATGATCGTGCACGCGCTGGTCGACGACGGCACCCTCAAGGTCTCCGCCGGCTCGCTGCCCAGCCCCGACCTGGTGATCGAGCCGCAGGGCCCGGCGATCCTGGACCTGCTCAACGGCAGCCTGACCGCGCAGGACGCGCTGTCCGGCGGTCAGGTCCACGTCGAGGGCGACCCGGCACACCTGGAGCTGTTCACCCGGCTGTTCCACATCCCGCCGGCCCCGGAGCGCCCGACCGGGCTGGCCGTGCACTGA
- a CDS encoding TOMM precursor leader peptide-binding protein, producing MRTTAVDVRVPDDGGPAAATPAPAPTPAFRRHLRAEVHAGKGAYLFSEQGVIAMRGAKIESLAALLDGTHDLDRLLRGRPGGMAPEEVAALLTQLVDAGLVTLRKPAGGTRPGDERALAYWDACGIDADVVAARPGTAALIAVGDSAAGTDPGAVERALADAGIAVVPADAGVADLSIVLCADYLDPRLAVIDAEHRRTGRPWLLARPSGAQVWIGPVLQPGEACWHCLTHRLWGHRHAEACVQEELGHAGPAHRPVSALPSLTAAAAHLVALEASKWLAGYRHPGQQCVWTLDTLDLQGRLHELRRRPQCPDCGDPSLVAGRTDRPVVLQPAKKATTGGGGHRTTTPAEMLSRHRHLVSPVTGIIKEIRPDPDAPSFANAYRSGPNVARGVTGMAALRAGLRCENGGKGVSPLDAEVSALCEAAERFSGNFQGDELRIRGSYEQLGEEAVHPNECMLFDDRQYRDRAAWNRAHAEFQGIPAPFDPAAEVDWTPVWSLTGQRRLLPTSYLYYGIPREHATPGVRADSNGAAAGSSLEDAILQGALELVERDAVALWWYNRTPVPGVDLASFGDPWLEEMSAGYATLGRELWVLDVTSDLGIPVAVALSRRTDGPHEDIMMGFGAHLDPRIAVRRAVTELNQMLPVVQAAGHDVDDPDARRWLAYATVANQPYLRPAAGQRMRAAADFPYVNRSDVRDDVEALARLLGQAGLELLVLDQTRPDVGIPVVKVLVPGLRPFWARFAPGRLFDVPVRLGRLDAPTPYEGLNPFPMFL from the coding sequence ATGCGCACAACAGCGGTGGACGTGCGGGTACCGGACGACGGCGGGCCCGCCGCGGCCACGCCCGCTCCCGCCCCGACCCCGGCGTTCCGGCGGCACCTGCGGGCGGAGGTCCACGCGGGCAAGGGCGCCTACCTGTTCTCCGAGCAGGGCGTCATCGCGATGCGCGGGGCCAAGATCGAATCGCTGGCGGCCCTGCTCGACGGCACGCACGACCTCGACCGGCTGCTGCGCGGGCGGCCGGGGGGAATGGCCCCGGAGGAGGTCGCCGCGCTGCTGACCCAGCTGGTCGACGCCGGCCTGGTGACGTTGCGCAAGCCGGCCGGGGGCACCCGGCCGGGTGACGAGCGCGCGCTGGCCTACTGGGACGCCTGCGGCATCGACGCCGACGTCGTCGCCGCGCGGCCGGGCACCGCGGCGCTGATCGCGGTGGGCGACAGCGCCGCCGGCACCGACCCCGGAGCCGTCGAGCGGGCGCTGGCCGACGCCGGTATCGCGGTGGTGCCCGCGGACGCCGGCGTCGCCGACCTCTCGATCGTGCTGTGCGCCGACTACCTCGACCCGCGCCTGGCCGTGATCGACGCCGAGCACCGCCGGACCGGGCGGCCCTGGCTGCTCGCGCGCCCGTCCGGGGCCCAGGTGTGGATCGGCCCGGTGCTCCAGCCGGGGGAGGCCTGCTGGCACTGCCTGACGCACCGGCTGTGGGGCCACCGGCACGCCGAGGCCTGCGTGCAGGAAGAACTCGGCCACGCCGGCCCGGCGCACCGCCCGGTGTCGGCGCTGCCGTCGCTGACCGCGGCCGCGGCGCACCTGGTCGCGCTGGAGGCGTCCAAGTGGCTGGCCGGCTACCGCCATCCTGGCCAGCAGTGCGTGTGGACGCTGGACACGCTCGACCTGCAGGGCCGGCTGCACGAGCTGCGCCGCCGCCCGCAGTGCCCGGACTGCGGCGACCCGTCGCTGGTGGCCGGGCGCACGGACCGCCCGGTGGTGCTGCAGCCGGCGAAGAAGGCGACCACCGGCGGTGGCGGGCACCGGACGACCACCCCGGCGGAGATGCTGAGCCGGCACCGGCACCTGGTCAGCCCGGTCACCGGGATCATCAAGGAGATCCGGCCGGACCCGGACGCGCCGTCGTTCGCCAACGCCTACCGCTCCGGGCCCAACGTCGCCCGCGGCGTCACCGGGATGGCCGCGTTGCGCGCCGGGTTGCGCTGCGAGAACGGCGGCAAGGGCGTCAGCCCGCTCGACGCCGAGGTCAGCGCCCTCTGCGAGGCGGCGGAGCGGTTCTCCGGCAACTTCCAGGGCGACGAGCTCCGCATCCGCGGCTCCTACGAGCAGCTGGGCGAGGAAGCCGTCCACCCCAACGAATGCATGCTCTTCGACGACCGGCAGTACCGCGACCGCGCGGCCTGGAACCGCGCCCACGCGGAGTTCCAGGGGATCCCCGCGCCGTTCGACCCGGCGGCCGAGGTCGACTGGACGCCGGTGTGGTCGCTCACCGGGCAGCGCCGCCTGCTGCCGACGTCCTACCTGTACTACGGCATCCCGCGGGAGCACGCGACGCCCGGGGTGCGCGCGGACTCGAACGGCGCCGCGGCGGGCAGCAGCCTGGAGGACGCGATCCTGCAGGGCGCGCTGGAGCTCGTCGAACGCGACGCGGTGGCGCTGTGGTGGTACAACCGCACGCCGGTGCCGGGCGTCGACCTCGCGTCCTTCGGCGACCCGTGGCTGGAGGAGATGTCGGCCGGCTACGCGACGCTCGGCCGGGAGCTGTGGGTCCTCGACGTGACGTCCGATCTCGGGATCCCGGTGGCCGTCGCGCTTTCGCGGCGGACCGACGGCCCGCACGAGGACATCATGATGGGCTTCGGCGCCCACCTCGACCCGCGAATCGCGGTGCGCCGGGCGGTGACCGAGCTCAACCAGATGCTGCCCGTCGTGCAGGCCGCGGGCCACGACGTCGACGACCCGGACGCGCGGCGCTGGCTCGCGTACGCCACCGTCGCCAACCAGCCCTACCTGCGGCCCGCGGCCGGGCAGCGGATGCGGGCCGCGGCCGACTTCCCGTACGTCAACCGGTCCGACGTCCGCGACGACGTCGAGGCGCTGGCCCGGCTGCTCGGTCAAGCGGGTCTCGAGCTGCTCGTGCTCGACCAGACCCGGCCGGACGTCGGGATCCCGGTGGTCAAGGTGCTCGTCCCGGGCCTGCGGCCGTTCTGGGCCCGGTTCGCGCCCGGCCGGCTGTTCGACGTCCCGGTCCGGCTCGGCCGGCTCGACGCGCCGACGCCGTACGAGGGCCTCAACCCGTTCCCGATGTTTCTTTAA
- a CDS encoding copper resistance CopC/CopD family protein, producing the protein MKRALALLALVLGLLVVGAVPASAHVEIISSTPGDGARLTAAPSLVSVTLSENIGIQPGSIKVVDLSGKQADTGPVFQPGDVAEQVAVRLEPGLPDGSYLVEYAFVSADSHPVRGTFAFVVGTGPLVTSAGAVSAATGTDPAVDAVSTAVRWLAYLGVVLLGGLAFVLLCRPGARTDGRARRLLRWGAVLVGAMAAAAFVLQGPYAAGRDLAAVTDPALLADTLRVAYGKLLLLRLVAVGALAVCTARLLRPSDHLRPRFENLAMVAGFLVLLTFSATGHPVTDPIMYFSVTADLVHFGAIAIWAGGLVQLALCLYRPADGEDVAGVAARFSRLAAGAVTAIALSGAVLALRIMPSLTSLWTTRFGLLVLLKIAGFAALLAVASRSRRAVRRMATPAPGGTATLTTDLRRLRLAVSTEVLLSVVVLALAAFLTVTPPGG; encoded by the coding sequence GTGAAACGCGCGCTGGCCCTGCTGGCCCTGGTCCTCGGCCTGCTGGTGGTCGGCGCCGTTCCCGCTTCGGCTCACGTCGAGATCATCTCGTCCACCCCCGGGGACGGTGCCCGCCTGACGGCGGCGCCGTCCCTGGTGTCGGTGACGCTGTCGGAGAACATCGGCATCCAGCCCGGCTCGATCAAGGTCGTGGACCTGTCCGGGAAGCAGGCCGACACCGGCCCGGTGTTCCAGCCCGGCGACGTCGCCGAGCAGGTGGCGGTGCGCCTCGAGCCGGGCCTGCCCGACGGCAGCTACCTGGTCGAGTACGCGTTCGTCTCGGCCGACTCGCACCCGGTGCGCGGCACGTTCGCGTTCGTCGTCGGCACCGGCCCGCTGGTGACGTCGGCGGGCGCGGTCTCGGCGGCCACCGGCACGGACCCGGCGGTCGACGCCGTGTCGACGGCGGTCCGCTGGCTGGCCTACCTCGGCGTCGTCCTGCTCGGCGGGCTGGCGTTCGTGCTGCTCTGCCGCCCGGGCGCTCGCACCGACGGCCGCGCGCGGCGGCTGCTGCGCTGGGGCGCGGTACTGGTCGGCGCGATGGCGGCCGCGGCGTTCGTGCTGCAGGGCCCGTACGCGGCCGGGCGCGATCTGGCCGCGGTGACCGACCCGGCCCTGCTGGCCGACACGCTCCGCGTCGCGTACGGGAAGCTGCTGCTGCTGCGCCTGGTCGCGGTGGGCGCGCTGGCGGTGTGCACGGCCCGGCTGCTGCGGCCGTCGGATCACCTGCGGCCGCGCTTCGAGAACCTGGCGATGGTGGCCGGCTTCCTCGTCCTGCTGACGTTCTCGGCGACCGGGCACCCGGTGACCGACCCGATCATGTACTTCTCGGTGACCGCGGACCTGGTGCACTTCGGCGCGATCGCGATCTGGGCCGGCGGCCTGGTCCAGCTGGCGCTGTGCCTGTACCGCCCGGCCGACGGCGAGGACGTCGCCGGCGTGGCGGCCCGGTTCTCCAGGCTGGCGGCGGGCGCGGTGACGGCGATCGCGCTCAGCGGCGCGGTGCTGGCGCTGCGGATCATGCCGTCGCTGACGTCGTTGTGGACCACCCGGTTCGGGCTGCTGGTGCTGCTGAAGATCGCGGGCTTCGCGGCGCTGCTGGCCGTGGCGAGCCGGTCCCGCCGCGCGGTCCGCCGGATGGCGACCCCCGCGCCCGGCGGCACGGCGACGCTCACCACGGACCTGCGCCGCCTCCGTCTGGCGGTGTCGACGGAGGTCCTGCTCAGCGTGGTCGTCCTCGCCTTGGCGGCGTTCCTGACGGTCACCCCGCCCGGCGGCTGA
- a CDS encoding sensor histidine kinase: MVQPIPIRGTRLQGPAADPPPAFEDERSETRTLVFAAQVAAAIGVASLASLPVLTGPQPGLVRLAAPVCAAVLAVAYLAGFGRGRTRRPVLVLLLQAVVGLLPFGASWSVAGGFFAGGVLLTFRPVIAVPGALLACAGAAVVPALPGGSVAAGLAGAVSAGVATLALFGLGTAARLVAERGEQVRELKRQAITEERKRFSSDLHDLLGMSLSAITLKGELVDRLVLDRPGQAKEELGELLVMSRRALADVRTIAAGYRDLSIEDECRAAAAVLSAAGTRVTVARSGLGGLPPQVATVLAMVLREGVTNVLRHSSASWCAFSVSTEDGTAWLEIVNDGAAGAACDGADSGAGLRNLRDRVQALDGALTTETGPDGTHRLLAAIPVRSGPQLARRRRAS, encoded by the coding sequence GTGGTTCAGCCGATACCGATTCGCGGGACGCGGCTCCAGGGGCCGGCCGCCGATCCGCCTCCCGCGTTCGAGGACGAGCGGTCCGAGACCCGGACACTCGTGTTCGCCGCACAGGTGGCGGCCGCGATCGGGGTGGCGTCGCTGGCGTCCCTGCCCGTGCTGACCGGCCCCCAGCCCGGGCTCGTCCGGCTGGCCGCGCCGGTTTGCGCCGCGGTGCTGGCGGTGGCGTACCTGGCCGGGTTCGGCCGCGGCCGAACCCGGCGACCGGTCCTGGTGCTGCTCCTGCAGGCGGTGGTCGGCTTGCTGCCGTTCGGCGCGTCGTGGAGCGTGGCCGGCGGGTTCTTCGCCGGGGGCGTGCTGCTGACGTTCCGGCCGGTCATCGCGGTGCCCGGCGCGTTGCTGGCGTGCGCCGGGGCGGCGGTGGTCCCGGCGTTGCCGGGTGGGTCGGTCGCCGCCGGCCTGGCGGGCGCGGTGTCCGCCGGGGTCGCCACGCTCGCGCTGTTCGGGCTGGGCACGGCCGCGCGGCTGGTGGCCGAGCGCGGCGAGCAGGTGCGCGAGCTGAAGCGCCAGGCCATCACCGAGGAACGCAAGCGGTTCTCCAGCGACCTGCACGACCTGCTGGGGATGAGCCTTTCGGCGATCACCCTGAAGGGTGAACTGGTCGACCGCCTCGTGCTCGACAGGCCGGGCCAGGCCAAGGAGGAGCTCGGCGAACTGCTGGTGATGTCGCGGCGCGCGCTGGCCGACGTGCGCACGATCGCCGCCGGCTACCGCGACCTGTCGATCGAGGACGAGTGCCGGGCGGCGGCGGCGGTGCTGAGCGCGGCCGGCACCCGCGTGACCGTGGCCCGCTCCGGGCTCGGCGGCCTGCCGCCGCAGGTCGCCACCGTGCTGGCCATGGTGCTGCGCGAAGGGGTGACGAACGTGCTGCGCCACAGCAGCGCGAGCTGGTGCGCGTTCTCCGTCAGCACCGAAGACGGAACGGCCTGGCTGGAGATCGTCAACGACGGAGCCGCGGGCGCGGCCTGCGACGGCGCGGACTCGGGCGCCGGGCTACGCAACCTCCGCGACCGCGTACAGGCCCTGGACGGCGCCCTGACGACGGAAACGGGCCCGGACGGCACCCACCGCCTGCTGGCCGCGATCCCGGTGCGCTCAGGCCCGCAGCTCGCCCGCCGCCGCCGGGCGAGCTGA